The following are from one region of the Actinomycetota bacterium genome:
- a CDS encoding saccharopine dehydrogenase NADP-binding domain-containing protein, with protein sequence MRVVVVGGAGAMGRWTVRDLTESEGVDEVVVADLDGARAREAAGWAAARSGSNGTAQVSGLTLDAGDPEALRRAFDGADVVCNCAVYALNLPVMEACLDAGTHYVDLGGLFHTTRRQLALHDRFVAAGVTAVVGMGGSPGITNVLAALAARGLDTVEEVEVRLGVADFAPSSAPVPVPYAIQTILDEFAVPAVTFRDGRLVEVPAMSEQEELDFPPPVGRVRVGHTLHSEIATLPLHFADRGIRSVSFKVGFPADFMDKLTLLTALGLADTSPVELPSGTVVPRELLVHAITTTATTPGPEAAPDDAEAIWVRVRGRRAGPSGDPALAPREASPDLLGAPVERLAELVVRPHPAWQAGSGQLDTGVPPSIVAQLLAAKVIDRPGVLAPEDAVPPEPFLAELATRNMEVTLITRERGRSLGAAAGGSGGAA encoded by the coding sequence GAATCCGAGGGCGTCGACGAGGTCGTGGTGGCCGACCTGGACGGGGCGCGGGCCCGGGAGGCGGCCGGCTGGGCGGCGGCCAGGTCCGGGAGCAACGGGACCGCCCAGGTCAGCGGCCTCACCCTGGACGCCGGCGACCCCGAGGCGCTGCGGCGGGCCTTCGACGGCGCCGACGTGGTCTGCAACTGCGCCGTGTACGCCCTCAACCTGCCGGTGATGGAGGCCTGCCTCGACGCCGGGACCCACTACGTCGACCTGGGCGGCCTGTTCCACACCACCCGCAGGCAGCTGGCCCTGCACGACCGGTTCGTGGCCGCCGGGGTCACGGCCGTGGTCGGGATGGGCGGCAGCCCCGGCATCACCAACGTGCTGGCGGCGCTGGCCGCCCGCGGGCTGGACACCGTTGAGGAGGTCGAGGTCCGCCTGGGCGTGGCCGACTTCGCCCCCTCCAGCGCCCCCGTGCCCGTGCCGTACGCCATCCAGACGATCCTCGACGAGTTCGCCGTCCCGGCGGTCACCTTCCGCGACGGCCGGCTGGTCGAGGTGCCGGCCATGAGCGAGCAGGAGGAGCTCGACTTCCCGCCGCCGGTGGGGCGGGTCCGGGTCGGGCACACGCTGCACTCGGAGATCGCGACCCTGCCGCTGCACTTCGCCGACCGCGGGATCCGGTCGGTGTCGTTCAAGGTCGGCTTCCCGGCCGACTTCATGGACAAGCTGACCCTCCTGACGGCGCTCGGCCTTGCCGATACCTCTCCGGTCGAGCTGCCGAGCGGCACGGTGGTCCCGCGCGAGCTGCTCGTCCACGCCATCACCACGACCGCCACCACGCCCGGCCCCGAGGCCGCCCCGGACGACGCCGAGGCGATCTGGGTCCGGGTGCGAGGGCGACGGGCCGGACCGTCGGGGGATCCGGCCCTCGCCCCTCGCGAAGCATCCCCTGACCTCCTGGGCGCTCCGGTCGAGCGGCTGGCCGAGCTCGTGGTCCGGCCCCACCCGGCCTGGCAGGCCGGCAGCGGCCAGCTCGACACCGGCGTGCCGCCCAGCATCGTCGCCCAGCTCCTGGCGGCCAAGGTGATCGACCGGCCGGGCGTGCTCGCCCCCGAGGACGCCGTCCCGCCCGAGCCCTTCCTGGCCGAGCTGGCAACCCGCAACATGGAGGTCACGCTGATCACCCGCGAGAGGGGTCGAAGCCTCGGCGCAGCCGCGGGGGGTTCGGGGGGCGCAGCGTAG